One segment of Mangifera indica cultivar Alphonso unplaced genomic scaffold, CATAS_Mindica_2.1 Un_0002, whole genome shotgun sequence DNA contains the following:
- the LOC123205163 gene encoding uncharacterized protein LOC123205163 isoform X1, with amino-acid sequence MACCCCLQIAANVGSVLSPVLEVAKLLAVPIRDEFKYLLNYKTNFVNLQEQVDKLKSTRDQVQRKVTAAEKNVEEIKQNVKDWQKKVNETITEADQLIQEMSEGCARHHNRTVTEAERNVQENEQELRDLHLDQTETEGQPLIPERANNRRCFKGFCPNFIFHYKQSKKAVKLTQDAIDLQEEKELDPVSKPSNPPREIWLRTSEDYLTFESRNSTMKNVWDALKDEGVFMIGVYGMGGLGKTTLVQEIGRKAEKENLFKEIVFVEVSESPDIKKIQTTIAAKLKLNFENESEMANKLYSRMMGKNILLILDNIWEDLNLKTTFGIPDGADRGRNKLLFTTRNVDVLKSMGSTKKFEMDFLNEDEAWILFAKMAGNVIQTPGLNDLPNDICKECGGLPIVICTIAKALRDMGEKYQWVEALEVLRAPSIAEFNERVTKEYTKIKLSYDYLKKKELKITFIICSLMENDASILDLLKNIMSMRILPAKVTIDKALDILAAWVDNLKHRCLLLDGRSKGRFSMHDVIRVIALTCAYIDYHVYTERNDVEKDKDKLGQCTIISSVGTDIITQLWSEELNCSKLKFFQASQMSSSLEIPEGFFIKMPELRALNLFEMQQSLLSLSIDRLINLQTLRLDGSKIEDVTVIGTLKKLKVLSLQNTLIKEFHTNMGQLTNLELLDLSYCRKLKVIASNVISQLSKLEAFYIKSCSIEWNCGLLEEVKFLSKLTILELDVEDINVLPEGFFSKELKRYNMSIGQLFSLHFGNYQLDCWRILQFEFNSTICLEKLHGIKNVQVLQLEESSVEENDILQSNKTRPLFNKKVILTDLMTLELLKISFEMIWERQLSTSSCENLTQLFLHRCNKIKYVFPFSVAKSLKQLRFLTIKDCTILEKIIKEEGAEVVDSIFPQLTKLRFRDLPKLRVFYQGVHALELPILKRLKVRNCPNFTGRYQYFQKNNEEEVVLESKSICLEHKINSDLEVMNLRNDLKDDYKWIKWCGKDKTLNIYDANISVELLQGFSNVKDLDVVLSSLEPNWMSKVTLTDLKTLDLFNISSEMIWGSQLSTPSSENLTKFILAGCDNMKYVFPFFVAKSLNQLQFLEIRICDVLEQIIKEEEGAEVVYSIFPQLTRLKLYGLAKLRVFYQGVHALKLPKLKRLEVQNCPNFTRRYQYFQDNNEDGEVEVLESKSFCLEHKINSDLEVITMWDDWKGEMGRIDWSGEDKTLAISHANISVGLLKGFCNLKVLRVTNSSLEPKLMSKVVLRDLMTLELDNVSFEMIWESQLSTSFYENLTKLIFDKCNNIKYVFSFFVAKSLKQLRFLEIKYCKVLENIIKEEGAEVGYSIFPQLTNLILDGCDNMKYVFPFFVAKSLKQLQFLEIEDCKILEKIIKEEEGAEVVYSIFPQLTKLKLRGLLELRVFYQGVHALKLPILKRLEVQNCPNFARRYQYFQDNNEDGEVEVLESKSFCLEHKINSDLEVITLEDDWEGETRGIDWSGEDKTLAISHANISVGLLKGFYNLKVLRVTNSSLEPKLMSKVVLRDLMTLELDNISFEMIWESQLSTSFYENLTKLILHRHNKIKYALPFFVAKSLKQLQCLQIRDCKALEKIVEKEEEERIEVVNSIFPRTTELVLQDLPKLTVFYQGAHALDLPLLKELKIENCPNFTSRCEGFQDNNEKGEVQVSKSKSICLEHKINSNLEVITLRDDWKGEMRRIDWCGEVETLDISHVNISVGLLQRFHNLKVLKIINCLGLIRRLITPSMAKSLVQLREMTIEGCKLLTEIVENEGDETTTEIVFNNLKKLSLLHLDYLTCFYSGNYSFNFPSLKKLIIEDCPSMKTFSVGSLSAPKLRNVFYEKWLVTIEENDLNTIIQKASQKRVNSDLKKLTLSGRDIMSIWQGKFEKNFDKVGTLELIKDEHTYIPIHIFTKFISLEQLELTMSSYEEIFSCEESEEHVGALAQLNVLQLCGLFNLKCIWKQDSQFKSILQNLHELSVMFCHNLMTLLSCSSSFKNLTTLKVFYCNGLQNLSASSTVKSLVCLENLQIEDCEMMKEVLANDGDIEEDEIVCEKLKELTLVKLKSLKCFYSGNCALNFPFLESLNVSKCFKMKTFSGEGLNMPMLWKVNKKFCMDDLNSIIQQLQNDCSGFCDKMTKEYQLEKERRRIHGSPHFGLSHSRTHYYDWESSSEEEDWSQTARMEDEEKSSNV; translated from the exons atggctTGTTGTTGTTGCCTTCAAATTGCCGCGAATGTTGGGAGTGTTTTGAGTCCTGTCCTTGAAGTTGCCAAGTTGTTGGCTGTTCCGATTAGGGATGAGTTTAAGTACTTGCTCAACTACAAGACCAACTTTGTTAATCTCCAAGAACAAGTTGATAAGCTGAAGAGTACAAGGGACCAAGTTCAGCGTAAGGTTACTGCAGCTGAAAAAAATGTGGAAGAGATCAAACAAAATGTTAAGGATTGGCAGAAGAAGGTGAATGAGACCATTACTGAAGCAGATCAGTTGATTCAAGAGATGTCCGAGGGATGTGCAAGACACCATAACCGTACGGTCACTGAAGCTGAAAGAAATGTGCAAGAGAACGAACAAGAACTTAGGGATTTGCATTTGGATCAGACCGAAACTGAAGGACAGCCGTTGATTCCAGAGAGAGCAAACAACCGGAGATGTTTCAAGGGATTTTGCCCCAACTTCATCTTTCACTACAAGCAAAGCAAGAAAGCTGTCAAATTAACGCAGGATGCTATTGATCTCCAGGAAGAAAAGGAGTTGGATCCAGTTTCCAAACCTAGTAATCCACCACGGGAGATCTGGCTTAGAACTAGTGAAGATTACTTGActtttgaatcaagaaactcCACTATGAAGAATGTATGGGATGCTTTAAAAGATGAGGGTGTCTTCATGATTGGTGTTTACGGGATGGGTGGTCTTGGTAAGACCACTCTTGTGCAAGAAATTGGTAGGAAAGCCGAGAAGGAAAATCTCTTTAAGGAGATTGTTTTTGTGGAG GTTTCAGAATCTCCTGATATAAAGAAGATTCAAACAACAATTGCAGCCAAATTGAAGCTGAATTTcgaaaatgaaagtgaaatggCAAATAAGTTATATTCAAGAATGATGGGCAAGAATATTCTTCTAATTCTAGATAATATTTGGGAGGatctaaatttgaaaacaacTTTTGGAATTCCTGATGGAGCTGATCGTGGAAGAAATAAACTTCTGTTTACAACAAGAAATGTAGATGTGTTGAAGAGCATGGGGTctacaaaaaaatttgagatggaCTTTCTAAATGAGGATGAAGCTTGGATCTTATTCGCCAAAATGGCAG GTAATGTTATTCAAACACCTGGATTGAATGATTTACCAAATGATATATGCAAAGAATGTGGAGGTTTGCCGATTGTCATTTGTACAATAGCAAAAGCATTAAGGGATATGGGAGAAAAATATCAATGGGTAGAAGCCTTGGAAGTACTACGGGCGCCTTCCATTGCAGAGTTCAATGAACGCGTGACAAAGGAATATACAAAGATTAAGTTGAgttatgattatttaaaaaagaaagagctCAAGAtaacttttataatttgtaGTTTAATGGAAAATGATGCTTCCATTTTAGActtattgaaaaatatcatgAGCATGAGGATACTTCCAGCTAAGGTAACCATAGACAAAGCACTAGATATACTAGCGGCTTGGGTGGATAATTTGAAACACCGTTGTTTACTACTCGATGGGCGAAGTAAAGGAAGATTTTCTATGCATGATGTTATTCGTGTCATTGCTCTAACATGTGCATATATAGATTACCATGTTTATACAGAGAGAAATGATGTGGAAAAGGATAAAGATAAGCTTGGACAATGCACAATAATCTCATCAGTTGGTACTGATATTATTACTCAACTTTGGTCTGAAGAATTAAATTgttcaaaacttaaattttttcaagCAAGTCAGATGAGTTCTTCCTTAGAAATCCCTGAGGGCTTTTTCATCAAGATGCCCGAGCTCAGagcattaaatttatttgaaatgcAACAGTCATTGTTGTCATTGTCAATTGATCGTTTGATTAATCTTCAAACATTGCGTTTAGATGGTAGCAAAATTGAAGATGTTACTGTTATCGGAACACTTAAAAAGTTAAAGGTCCTTAGCTTGCAAAATACTTTGATTAAGGAGTTTCATACAAATATGGGTCAATTGACAAATTTAGAGTTATTAGATTTGAGCTATTGTCGAAAGTTGAAAGTTATTGCTTCAAATGTGATATCTCAGTTATCCAAATTGGAAGCATTTTATATAAAGTCATGTTCTATTGAGTGGAACTGTGGATTACTTGAGGAAGTGAAGTTCTTGTCCAAGCTCACCATTTTAGAATTGGATGTCGAAGATATCAATGTTCTCCCTGAAGGCTTTTTTTCCAAAGAGCTTAAAAGGTACAACATGTCAATTGGCCAACTGTTCTCGCTTCATTTTGGAAATTATCAACTTGATTGTTGGAGgatattacaatttgaatttaattctacCATATGCTTAGAAAAATTACATGGAATCAAGAATGTTCAAGTTTTGCAGTTGGAGGAATCTTCAGTTGAAGAGAATGATATTTTGCAATCCAATAAAACGAGACCactttttaacaaaaag GTTATTCTCACTGATCTGATGACTTTGGAATTGcttaaaattagttttgaaatGATTTGGGAGAGACAACTTTCAACTTCTTCATGTGAAAATTTGACACAGTTGTTTTTGCACAgatgcaataaaataaaatatgtgtttccATTTTCTGTGGCCAAAAGTCTCAAGCAACTTCGATTCCTCACGATAAAGGATTGTACAATTTTGGAGAAGATTATTAAAGAAGAAGGAGCAGAAGTTGTTGATTCTATCTTTCCACAATTAACTAAGTTGAGGTTTAGAGATTTACCAAAACTTAGAGTTTTCTATCAAGGAGTACATGCTTTGGAATTGCCTATATTGAAAAGGTTGAAAGTACGAAATTGTCCAAACTTCACCGGAAGATATCAATactttcaaaaaaataatgagGAAGAAGTAGTTTTAGAGTCAAAATCCATTTGCTTGGAGCATAAG ATCAATTCTGATTTGGAGGTCATGAATTTGAGGAATGATTTGAAAGATGACTATAAATGGATTAAATGGTGTGGTAAAGATAAAACTCTTAATATCTACGATGCAAATATTTCAGTTGAACTTCTTCAAGGATTTTCCAATGTTAAAGATCTAGATGTAGTCCTTTCGTCACTTGAGCCCAATTGGATGAGTAAA GTTACTCTCACTGATCTGAAGACTTTGGATTTGTTCAATATTAGTTCTGAAATGATTTGGGGGAGTCAACTTTCAACTCCTTCTTCTGAAAATTTGACAAAGTTTATTTTGGCCGGATGCGATAACATGAAATATGTGTTTCCATTTTTTGTGGCCAAAAGCCTCAATCAACTCCAATTCCTTGAGATTAGGATTTGTGATGTTTTGGAGCAGattattaaagaagaagaaggagcagAAGTTGTTTATTCTATCTTTCCACAATTAACTCGGTTGAAGTTATACGGTTTAGCAAAACTTAGAGTTTTCTATCAAGGAGTACATGCTTTGAAATTGCCTAAATTGAAAAGGTTGGAAGTACAAAATTGTCCAAACTTCACCAGAAGATATCAATACTTTCAAGACAATAATGAGGATGGTGAAGTTGAAGTTTTAGAGTCAAAATCCTTTTGCTTGGAGCATAAG ATCAATtctgatttggaggtcattacAATGTGGGATGATTGGAAAGGGGAAATGGGAAGGATTGATTGGTCGGGTGAAGATAAAACTCTTGCTATCTCCCATGCAAATATTTCAGTTGGACTTCTTAAAGGATTTTGCAATCTTAAAGTTCTACGTGTAACCAATTCGTCACTTGAGCCCAAATTGATGAGTAAA GTGGTTCTCAGAGATCTGATGACTTTGGAATTGGACAACGTTAGTTTTGAAATGATTTGGGAGAGCCaactttcaacttctttttatgaaaatttgacaaagtTGATTTTTGACAAAtgcaataacataaaatatgtgttttcattttttgtggCCAAAAGTCTCAAGCAACTCCGATTCCTCGAGATAAAGTATTGTAAGGTTTTGgagaatattattaaagaagaagGAGCAGAAGTTGGTTATTCTATCTTTCCACAATTAACTAACTTGATTTTGGACGGATGCGATAACATGAAATATGTGTTTCCATTTTTTGTGGCCAAAAGTCTCAAGCAACTCCAATTCCTCGAGATAGAGGATTGTAAAATTTTGGAGAAGattattaaagaagaagaaggagcagAAGTTGTTTATTCTATCTTTCCACAATTAACTAAGTTGAAGTTAAGAGGTTTACTAGAACTTAGAGTTTTCTATCAAGGAGTACATGCTTTGAAATTGCCTATATTGAAAAGGTTGGAAGTACAAAATTGTCCAAACTTTGCCAGAAGATATCAATACTTTCAAGACAATAATGAGGATGGTGAAGTTGAAGTTTTAGAGTCAAAATCCTTTTGCTTGGAGCATAAG ATCAATtctgatttggaggtcattacATTGGAGGATGATTGGGAAGGGGAAACAAGAGGGATTGATTGGTCGGGTGAAGATAAAACTCTTGCTATCTCCCATGCAAATATTTCAGTTGGACTTCTTAAAGGATTTTACAATCTTAAAGTTCTACGTGTAACCAATTCGTCACTTGAGCCCAAATTGATGAGTAAA GTGGTTCTCAGAGATCTGATGACTTTGGAATTGGACAACATTAGTTTTGAAATGATTTGGGAGAGCCaactttcaacttctttttatgaaaatttgacaaagtTGATTTTGCACCGacacaataaaataaagtatGCGTTACCATTTTTTGTGGCAAAAAGTCTCAAGCAACTCCAATGCCTTCAGATAAGGGATTGTAAGGCTTTGGAGAAGattgttgaaaaagaagaagaagaaagaatagaAGTTGTTAATTCTATATTTCCACGTACAACTGAACTGGTGCTTCAAGATTTACCCAAACTTACTGTTTTCTATCAAGGAGCACATGCTTTGGATTTACCATTGCTAAAAGAGTTGAAGATAGAAAATTGTCCAAACTTCACTTCAAGATGTGAAGGCTTCCAAGATAATAATGAGAAGGGTGAAGTTCAAGTTTCGAAGTCAAAATCTATTTGTTTGGAACATAAG ATCAATTCTAATTTGGAGGTCATTACATTGAGGGATGATTGGAAAGGGGAAATGAGAAGGATTGATTGGTGCGGTGAAGTTGAAACTCTTGATATCTCCCATGTAAATATTTCAGTTGGACTTCTTCAAAGATTTCACAATCTTAAAgttctgaaaataattaattgctTGGGATTAATAAGGAGATTAATAACACCTTCAATGGCTAAAAGTTTGGTGCAGCTGAGAGAAATGACAATAGAAGGTTGTAAACTGCTTACTGAAATAGTAGAAAATGAGGGAGATGAAACGACAACCgaaattgtttttaacaatttgaagAAGTTGTCACTTTTACATTTGGATTATCTCACATGCTTTTATTCTGGGAATTACTCTTTCAATTTTCCTTCtttgaaaaagttaattatAGAAGATTGTCCAAGTATGAAAACTTTCTCTGTAGGAAGCTTAAGCGCACCAAAGTTACGCAATGTCTTTTATGAGAAGTGGCTGGTAACAATTGAGGAGAATGATTTGAATACAATTATACAAAAAGCAAGCCAAAAAAGG gttaACTCTGATTTGAAGAAATTGACATTAAGTGGAAGAGATATCATGTCAATTTGGCAAGGAAAGTTTGAAAAGAACTTTGACAAAGTAGGAACTCTTGAATTGATTAAGGATGAACATACATATATTCCAATTCATATCTTCACAAAATTTATTAGTCTTGAACAACTGGAATTGACAATGAGTTCATATGAAGAGATATTTTCATGTGAAGAAAGTGAAGAACATGTTGGAGCACTTGCACAATTAAATGTTTTACAATTGTGTgggctttttaatttaaagtgcaTTTGGAAACAAGACTCTCAATTCAAATCTATTCTTCAAAATCTCCATGAATTAAGTGTGATGTTTTGTCATAATTTGATGACTCTACTGTCGTGTTCatcatcattcaaaaatctaactACTTTGAAGGTGTTTTACTGCAACGGATTGCAAAACTTAAGTGCATCCTCAACAGTCAAAAGTCTAGTATGTTTAGAAAACTTGCAAATAGAGGACTGTGAAATGATGAAAGAAGTACTAGCAAATGATGGAGATATAGaggaagatgaaattgtttgtGAGAAACTTAAGGAGTTGACCTTGGTAAAATTAAAAAGTCTCAAATGCTTCTATTCTGGGAATTGTGCCTTAAATTTCCCATTCTTGGAATCATTAAATGTCTCTAAATGCTTCAAGATGAAAACTTTCTCTGGAGAAGGCTTAAACATGCCAATGTTATGGAAGGTGAATAAAAAGTTTTGTATGGATGACCTCAATTCAATcatacaacaattacaaaatg ATTGTTCAGGGTTCtgtgataaaatgacaaaagaaTATCAATTAGAAAAAGAACGGAGAAGAATCCATG GTTCCCCCCACTTTGGTCTCTCCCATTCTCGAACTCACTATTATG ACTGGGAATCATCATCAGAAGAAGAGGACTGGAGCCAGACGGCGAGgatggaagatgaagaaaaaagcAGCAATGTTTGA